From Bos indicus isolate NIAB-ARS_2022 breed Sahiwal x Tharparkar chromosome 4, NIAB-ARS_B.indTharparkar_mat_pri_1.0, whole genome shotgun sequence, the proteins below share one genomic window:
- the LSM5 gene encoding U6 snRNA-associated Sm-like protein LSm5: MAANATTNPSQLLPLELVDKCIGSRIHIVMKSDKEIVGTLLGFDDFVNMVLEDVTEFEITPEGRRITKLDQILLNGNNITMLVPGGEGPEV; encoded by the exons ATGGCGGCTAACGCTACCACTAACCCGTCGCAGCTGCTTCCTCTAG AGCTTGTGGACAAGTGTATAGGATCAAGAATTCACATTGTGATGAAGAGTGATAAGGAGATTGTTGGCACACTTCTGGGATTTGATGACTTTGTCA ATATGGTATTGGAAGATGTCACTGAATT TGAAATCACACCAGAAGGAAGAAGAATTACTAAATTAGATCAAATTTTgctaaatggaaataatataacGATG CTGGTTCCTGGAGGAGAAGGACCTGAAGTATGA